A region of the Phaseolus vulgaris cultivar G19833 chromosome 11, P. vulgaris v2.0, whole genome shotgun sequence genome:
AACTTCATTCCAAAAAACAGCAGAAATAAACTTGGAACTGCATCGATCAGCAGTTATGCAAAACGAATGGATCAAATTTGCAGACagtaataacaataatacaTCACAATCTGAAATTTCTTCAAATTTTACACTAGTGGTAGCGGGATCAAAAATAAACCTAAcattgaagttttatttttatatactgatacaaattattttaatattcaatattaaaaGTCCCTGAGATAAGTCATCAACTACAGAATACTTATCAGAGCCTCCGGAAGAATCGCAAATAATACGACAGcaatattttaatcattagACCGAGCATCACAACAAATTTTAGCTTCGAGAAACGGATCATTACTCTTGTGGCGTCTCAAATCTTGTTGGGGTGTCAATTCCCATCATGCAGCAAAGGCCCGATATCAAAATGATTAGCAAAACTAAACCCTGGATTATCACAGAAAACAATCCTATCAGAACACCATAAATGTCATAGTCACGTTGCGGTATTTCCGCAACCCACAGCAGATATAGTCAAACAATAAGAGAAATCAAACAAGACAGACACCAACTCTAAACCCACTCGGCCCAGTTATCAGATGCGCTAACAAGTAATGATGATAAGTAATCATTGCTGTCTTGGGGCGTATCAAGGGGAAGCATACAAGGTGAGAGGAGCAAATTGGATAATAATAGGTGGTTAACATTAAACTTAAACAAACCAAACCATCCATGAAAAATTAAATGGTCAAGACTTTCACCTATTACACTCTCTTCTTGTCTCTGTCTGCTTTATATTACATATTACTTGGTTACATATTGCAAGACATCATGATAAAATGTGTCATCAAGGAAAGAAAACCATAGAAAGGaagcaagaaaagcaaaagaATAAAACTATCAAGATAATGATAGAGCATACATATATGAAAAACAGTAGACCAGGTAGAGAGGAATAATCAACAAACATTTCACGCTCTAGTTAACATCAAAAGCAATTATTAGCCACTTTATACCATAGTAAACTGGATTTAGGGCCTATTAGAGACTCAAACTTCCCTATTTAAGAATTAAGATCAACTTTCCATTTAATATTTGGTTTACTAAAGCCTAATTGGCAGCATAAAATTTAAAGATCCTATTTTGAAGTTCAAATATGCAACTGAAACCTAGAGTCCTAGATAAACATAGCATCCAAAAGGATATTCCTGAAACAGTAACTGAGTTTGGAATATCCCAGGACAAAATGATGAAGTATTAGCAAGTAACGAAATATAGGAGTAAACtgtaaaaacaaatataaagtaTAAATGGAAGGTGATAGTCATTTAGATAATCTCCTCATTTCTTTTACCTACAAGTAAGGAGTTCTCTTTTATAGGACATTTGAATTGTAATGCTTTATGTAAATCCATGGGGACTGAGAGCCTGGGAGGGGGATTCTTAGACAGACAACTTCTAAGTATTTTAAGAGTTGTGCTCCACATATGCATTGTTTAAAAATACTATAGCATTATTACCATGTTTTCAAATATTAGATTGAAGGACATTTCTACAAGGAATGCTGCCACATAACACTGGCTAATAACAAACTAAATATAACCAATTGCATGGTTTGTAGGGGAGGAAATGCAATAAATGTCTAAGACTGCCAAAGTCGGGGAGGCTGAGAATGCTGAAATATTACAGGATGACAGGATGTGTTACTGAATGTCATGATACTATCATACTTCCATTGTTAAAACTGGAGGCATGGAGATAGAGACAGACAGCAGTCTACACAAGAAGGCCCAATAAGAGTATAGTTGTGGTTAACATAAAATTCATAcatcaagaagaaaaaaaggaatTAAAAACAAGGTGACTCCTAAGTCTTCGAGCTACCCCACTGGtaaaaatggaaaaagaagCTCACCacaaaaattccctccaaaagaGATGATTTAAGCATGCAGACTTTATCACAACCTGTGGAATTGGTTGATTCAGCACCTTCTTCAAGAAACCTTTGCAGTTCTCTGTAAGAAGGATACCGGATTGACCTGGAGGGATCTGACACATAAAGAACAGCATATTTTGCACCCGATTCCTCCATGGAACTCAGAAGCTTCGATAAAGTTTCCCCTACAAATACACAGCGAACACAAACATTTAGCAAATTCATATCTAGCAAAATCCATAACTAGATAAAAGTGTGTGTACCTTCAGATTGTGTCCTGTCAACATTTTTAAGATCTTGAGAGCCTCCATTGCAGAACACAACCAAATCTGTTTTCCCCCTGTGACTATCTTTCATCCTCTTTGTCAAATAGTCCTGTCAATAGGAAAATAAAGGGCATCAGGTCGCCATTACAGGACCCAAGATTCCATAATGGACCATGTCACATTAATTTGTTGATTACTTGTACTGAATGCAAAGCTGTGACTTCTTCATTTGTACCACCCATGGAGCAAGATCCATGGAACGCAACATTGGCAATTGCCGTATCATCTCCACAGGCTTCAGAAAATCCTGAAACCAAAGTGTTTTCCAAAAGCAAATCCTCTGATGCAGAAACATAGGGAAAAGCCATAGAAG
Encoded here:
- the LOC137818136 gene encoding uncharacterized protein; the protein is MVVPLLSVFILFAFIPNGLLAVPSTVPAFLWSSHYELASETGLKESVNYQVISPYDLAKSVISEAGWSNFLCKGKKTHKPLDLALLFVGGELQSSDLSMNKHADPALLDLLKISFARSNTSMAFPYVSASEDLLLENTLVSGFSEACGDDTAIANVAFHGSCSMGGTNEEVTALHSVQDYLTKRMKDSHRGKTDLVVFCNGGSQDLKNVDRTQSEGETLSKLLSSMEESGAKYAVLYVSDPSRSIRYPSYRELQRFLEEGAESTNSTGCDKVCMLKSSLLEGIFVGLVLLIILISGLCCMMGIDTPTRFETPQE